In one Chloroflexota bacterium genomic region, the following are encoded:
- a CDS encoding NAD(P)H-hydrate epimerase, whose protein sequence is MTEVDRLAIEMYGITLLQMMEQAGSHLAEVVRLELGGDLRSRNVVVAVGPGNNGGGGLVAARHLVNRGASVRVVLARPTLRMTEAARHQLATLIAMGTSCCVATYDLGDEELDVVLANADVVVDAILGYKIHGAPRGEVERLIGFVIRSGRPVVSLDLPSGIDPDTGDASGIAISGAATLTLALPKPGLIRGVGATRSGRLYLGDLGLPAALYAGLHIDVGPLFAAGRIVHLDRIA, encoded by the coding sequence ATGACCGAGGTCGACAGGCTCGCTATCGAGATGTACGGCATCACCCTGCTCCAGATGATGGAGCAGGCCGGCTCCCACCTCGCGGAGGTCGTTCGACTTGAGCTCGGTGGCGACCTCCGTTCACGAAACGTCGTCGTGGCGGTCGGGCCCGGCAACAACGGCGGCGGCGGGCTGGTGGCAGCCCGACACCTTGTCAACCGCGGCGCGAGCGTGCGGGTCGTCCTGGCGCGGCCCACGCTGCGTATGACCGAGGCGGCCCGGCACCAGCTGGCGACGCTCATCGCGATGGGGACGAGCTGCTGCGTGGCCACGTACGACCTTGGTGACGAGGAGCTCGACGTGGTGCTCGCGAATGCCGACGTCGTCGTCGACGCGATCCTGGGCTACAAGATCCACGGCGCGCCGCGCGGGGAGGTCGAACGGCTCATCGGCTTCGTCATCCGCTCGGGCCGCCCGGTGGTCAGCCTCGACCTGCCCTCGGGCATCGATCCGGACACTGGCGACGCGTCCGGCATCGCGATCTCCGGCGCGGCGACCCTCACTCTCGCGCTGCCCAAGCCGGGCCTCATTCGCGGGGTTGGCGCCACTCGCAGTGGCCGGCTCTACCTTGGAGACCTCGGGCTACCAGCGGCCCTCTATGCTGGCCTGCACATCGACGTCGGCCCATTGTTCGCCGCCGGCCGTATCGTCCACCTGGATCGGATCGCGTGA
- a CDS encoding Crp/Fnr family transcriptional regulator: MTRLTQARSLTEKLGLLSEVALFAGLSEADIEAIGHATTMTHCVRGQQILSPDDAPDRIHIIKKGQVRVFRVTPDGKQLTLDIYEKGTILGDMGLLGQDRLPEAYAEAIGDGVICTITPEELRRLIERHPVVGINIIRHLSRRLQAAERELEAMAYQRVDQRLARKLLDLGQRFGVSTLRGTLIEARLTQQELAEMIGTTRETLAHTLADFRRRGLLDTAHHEVVIRDAERLAEIADGDLL; this comes from the coding sequence GTGACCAGACTCACCCAGGCGCGTTCGTTGACCGAGAAGCTCGGCCTCCTCAGCGAGGTCGCCCTCTTCGCCGGGCTGTCGGAAGCCGACATCGAGGCGATCGGCCATGCCACGACGATGACCCACTGCGTCCGTGGCCAGCAGATCCTCTCGCCCGACGACGCGCCGGACCGGATCCACATCATCAAGAAGGGCCAGGTGCGGGTCTTCCGCGTCACGCCCGACGGCAAGCAGCTGACCCTCGACATCTACGAGAAGGGAACGATCCTCGGCGACATGGGCCTCCTCGGGCAGGACCGGCTTCCCGAGGCGTATGCCGAGGCGATCGGCGACGGGGTGATCTGCACGATCACCCCGGAAGAGCTGCGCCGGCTCATCGAGCGCCACCCGGTCGTTGGCATCAATATCATCCGGCACCTCTCTCGGCGGCTCCAGGCCGCCGAGCGGGAGCTCGAGGCGATGGCGTACCAGCGGGTCGATCAGCGGCTCGCCCGGAAGCTGCTCGATCTCGGCCAACGCTTCGGCGTCTCGACGCTTCGAGGCACGCTGATCGAAGCACGGCTCACGCAGCAGGAGCTCGCCGAGATGATCGGCACGACCCGCGAGACGCTCGCCCACACGCTCGCCGATTTCCGGCGGCGGGGCTTGCTCGACACGGCCCACCACGAGGTCGTCATCCGCGACGCCGAGCGCCTCGCGGAGATCGCCGACGGGGACCTTCTCTAG
- a CDS encoding UBP-type zinc finger domain-containing protein, producing the protein MDILRLITRSISTTACEHVPAETAAPQADRCQECGSSFSLRLCATCGHVGCCESQAGHARSHALSADHPVIYQVPAGSGFIWCYPDRRYVG; encoded by the coding sequence ATGGACATCCTCCGCCTCATCACCAGATCCATTTCCACCACCGCATGCGAACATGTCCCCGCCGAGACCGCGGCACCCCAGGCTGACCGCTGTCAGGAATGCGGCAGTTCGTTCAGCCTCCGACTGTGCGCAACCTGCGGCCACGTCGGTTGCTGCGAATCCCAGGCCGGCCACGCCCGCTCCCACGCCTTGAGCGCTGATCATCCGGTCATCTACCAGGTGCCGGCGGGCTCCGGCTTCATCTGGTGCTACCCGGATCGAAGGTACGTCGGCTGA
- a CDS encoding cation transporter has protein sequence MTQPIVYIDLGIGGMTCDDCVVHVTEALESAPGVEHVSVDLESRSAVVTARADVSTAALAAAVRATGQYNAFERGRRPASDA, from the coding sequence ATGACCCAGCCCATCGTCTACATCGACCTCGGCATCGGCGGGATGACCTGCGACGACTGCGTCGTTCACGTCACCGAAGCGCTCGAGTCAGCCCCGGGGGTCGAACACGTCAGCGTGGACCTCGAGTCTCGCAGTGCGGTCGTCACGGCGAGGGCGGACGTGTCGACGGCGGCCCTCGCCGCGGCCGTCCGCGCGACCGGCCAGTACAACGCGTTCGAGCGCGGACGGCGACCGGCCTCCGATGCGTGA
- the merA gene encoding mercury(II) reductase, protein MRDAFDFLILGSGSTAFAAAIKASDLGARVAMVERRTLGGTCANRGCLPSKNLIEAARIVHEAAHPRYAGLAPAAVGVDFGALVAQKDDLVREYRAKKYASVADGLADLELLEGDASLLDPHTIGLGDRRVSGDRILIATGSRPTIPSIPGLDTVPYLTSDLLDADEAGRLTALPASLAVLGGGYVAVELAQLFARLGSRVTIVARSGLLSGYEPALGETLAEVFVAEGIEVLTATPIERVEGDAREVRVHVETPTAGRIVRAERLLVATGRTPNTETLGLERAGIAVDGDGFVTVDAELRTSQPHIWAAGDVIGRQHGSQTATPVGARQGRLVAENAFAGAKRRFDGTVIPRAIFTDPPIAVVGETEAEVRARRYPAVTATTPLAYVPRAGAIHRTTGFVKFIASTIDERVMGVHVIGEAAPEIIGEAAMAMKFKATLADFIDLIHVYPTMSEALKIGAQAFSRDVTKLSCCAE, encoded by the coding sequence ATGCGTGACGCGTTCGACTTCCTCATCCTCGGCTCTGGCTCGACCGCCTTCGCCGCGGCGATCAAGGCGTCCGACCTCGGCGCCCGGGTGGCGATGGTCGAGCGCCGGACGCTCGGCGGAACGTGCGCGAATCGCGGCTGCCTGCCCTCGAAGAACCTCATCGAGGCCGCCCGGATCGTCCACGAGGCGGCCCACCCGCGGTATGCCGGGCTCGCACCAGCCGCCGTCGGCGTCGACTTCGGGGCCCTCGTCGCCCAGAAGGACGATCTCGTGCGGGAGTACCGGGCGAAGAAGTACGCCAGCGTCGCCGACGGCCTGGCCGACCTGGAGCTGCTCGAGGGCGACGCGTCCCTCCTCGATCCACACACGATCGGTCTCGGCGACCGGCGGGTGAGCGGCGACCGGATCCTCATCGCCACCGGCAGTCGTCCGACGATCCCGTCGATCCCGGGCCTCGATACCGTGCCCTACCTCACGAGCGACCTCCTCGACGCCGATGAGGCCGGCCGACTGACCGCTCTGCCCGCCTCGCTCGCCGTCCTCGGCGGCGGCTACGTCGCGGTCGAGCTCGCCCAGCTCTTTGCCCGGCTCGGCAGCCGGGTGACGATCGTCGCCCGCTCGGGGCTGCTCTCAGGGTACGAACCCGCCCTCGGCGAGACGCTCGCCGAGGTGTTCGTCGCCGAGGGGATCGAGGTCCTCACCGCCACCCCCATCGAGCGGGTCGAGGGCGACGCGCGGGAGGTGCGGGTCCATGTCGAGACACCGACGGCCGGCCGGATCGTCCGCGCCGAACGGCTCCTCGTCGCCACCGGCCGGACCCCGAACACCGAGACGCTCGGGCTCGAACGGGCCGGCATCGCGGTCGACGGCGACGGCTTCGTCACGGTCGATGCCGAGCTGCGGACGAGCCAACCGCACATCTGGGCGGCGGGCGACGTCATCGGTCGCCAGCACGGCTCCCAGACCGCGACGCCGGTCGGCGCACGGCAGGGACGACTCGTCGCCGAGAACGCGTTCGCTGGCGCGAAGCGGCGCTTCGACGGGACCGTCATCCCGCGCGCGATCTTCACCGACCCACCGATCGCGGTCGTCGGCGAGACGGAAGCCGAGGTCCGCGCTCGCCGCTACCCCGCGGTCACCGCAACGACGCCACTCGCCTACGTCCCGCGGGCCGGGGCGATCCATCGGACGACCGGGTTCGTCAAGTTCATCGCCTCGACGATCGACGAGCGGGTCATGGGCGTCCACGTCATCGGCGAGGCGGCGCCGGAGATCATCGGCGAGGCGGCGATGGCCATGAAGTTCAAGGCCACCCTGGCCGACTTCATCGACCTCATCCACGTCTACCCCACGATGAGCGAGGCGCTCAAGATCGGCGCCCAGGCGTTCAGCCGCGACGTGACGAAGCTCTCCTGCTGCGCAGAATGA
- a CDS encoding winged helix-turn-helix transcriptional regulator: protein MTSNLPVAARRADELDRPAVLGAFFAGLSDPTRVRILELLAERAQTVTELVEALGLAQGRVSSHLSCLRWCGYVEARVEGRYNRYRLVDERVREILRLGEAIVRDNADRLTSCLVLAIEDAAGSGDAP, encoded by the coding sequence ATGACGAGCAACCTTCCTGTCGCCGCCCGGCGAGCCGACGAACTCGATCGACCGGCGGTCCTGGGCGCCTTCTTCGCGGGGCTATCCGACCCGACCCGGGTGCGGATCCTCGAACTGCTCGCCGAGCGGGCGCAGACGGTGACCGAGCTCGTCGAGGCGCTCGGCCTCGCGCAGGGCCGGGTGTCGAGCCATCTCTCGTGCCTGCGCTGGTGCGGCTACGTCGAGGCGCGCGTGGAGGGCCGCTACAACCGCTATCGGCTCGTCGACGAGCGGGTCCGCGAGATCCTCCGGCTCGGCGAGGCGATCGTGCGCGACAACGCCGACCGGCTCACCTCGTGCCTCGTCCTCGCGATCGAGGACGCCGCCGGATCGGGCGACGCGCCGTGA
- a CDS encoding glycosyltransferase, producing MRLRIAVVAPLFAPLRPAMPYGPHAFLLDLAGSLASRGHEVRVYCAAGSTAPGLQLVEVPVSPLVTTTLVRPVAERQADRSSSLARPRPTAPRAAAAVRDTFRRAFDAIDQQGADAISGHAFDAAAIECTTGRPVLHTLHLPPIVPEVVAAARRTHGVLATVSEAARRDWAAAGIADVLVLRNGIPDQAPEPATVEPVALIAGRISPEKGVAAGIRVALRAGLRPRVVGEAYDRTYFETEVRPLLDQVELLPTVPRHALWRLMARAAVTLLPIAWEEPFGLVAAEAQMAGSPVVGYRRGALPEVVEEGVSGFLVDPDDEDALVVAVSRAQRLDRARVRASARRRLGLDAAVDAYEAVLLEVAGGRRR from the coding sequence ATGAGGCTGCGGATCGCGGTCGTCGCGCCGCTCTTCGCGCCGCTGCGGCCGGCCATGCCGTACGGGCCGCACGCCTTCCTCCTGGACCTTGCGGGATCATTGGCGAGCCGAGGCCACGAAGTCCGTGTGTATTGTGCCGCCGGCTCGACAGCCCCGGGCCTGCAGCTTGTCGAGGTTCCGGTCAGCCCCCTGGTCACGACGACGCTGGTGCGGCCGGTGGCCGAGCGGCAGGCGGATCGGTCCTCGAGCCTGGCCCGGCCGCGCCCGACCGCCCCGCGAGCAGCTGCTGCGGTGCGCGACACGTTCCGCCGGGCCTTCGACGCCATCGATCAGCAGGGCGCCGACGCCATCAGCGGCCACGCCTTCGATGCCGCGGCGATCGAGTGCACCACCGGTCGTCCGGTCCTCCATACCCTCCACCTTCCACCAATCGTCCCGGAGGTCGTGGCCGCCGCCCGGCGCACCCATGGCGTCTTGGCCACTGTCTCGGAGGCCGCACGACGTGACTGGGCAGCGGCCGGGATCGCTGATGTGCTGGTCCTGCGCAACGGGATCCCGGACCAGGCCCCCGAACCCGCCACGGTGGAGCCCGTGGCCCTCATCGCGGGGCGCATCTCGCCGGAAAAGGGGGTCGCCGCAGGGATCCGCGTTGCCCTCCGCGCCGGGCTCCGACCGCGAGTCGTCGGCGAGGCGTATGACCGCACCTATTTCGAGACCGAGGTCAGGCCGTTGCTGGACCAGGTCGAGCTGCTGCCCACGGTTCCGCGGCACGCGCTGTGGCGGCTGATGGCCCGCGCCGCGGTGACCCTCCTCCCGATCGCCTGGGAAGAGCCATTCGGCCTCGTGGCCGCGGAGGCCCAGATGGCCGGCTCTCCCGTCGTCGGCTACCGGCGCGGCGCGCTGCCCGAGGTCGTCGAGGAGGGGGTGAGCGGTTTCCTCGTCGATCCCGACGATGAGGACGCGCTGGTCGTGGCGGTCAGTCGGGCGCAACGGCTCGACCGCGCTCGCGTGCGTGCCTCGGCCCGTCGGCGCCTGGGATTGGACGCGGCCGTCGACGCTTACGAGGCGGTCCTGCTGGAGGTGGCCGGCGGACGGCGCCGGTGA
- a CDS encoding Rieske 2Fe-2S domain-containing protein: protein MIAAIYRALGPLGRPVQGLLNGTWLGHPLHPMLTDVPIGAWTIVLVLDLIALAVPGAGLGLAAAIALWLGVVAAFGSIASGATDWKDTYGYEQRVGFVHGLVMLVATLLYLVSGLLRVTGSLESPGARLVAVVGWITLVAGGYLGGEMAFAFGSMVDHNAFREGPEEYSAVGPLSGLVEGLNLVHVGGDAVLIVSTEGRLCALGDVCSHAGGPLHEGTLTGGYVECPWHGSRFRPAEGSVLRGPATFPQPRYDVRVTDGQVEVRRRAV, encoded by the coding sequence TTGATCGCCGCGATCTACCGCGCCCTTGGACCGCTCGGACGTCCCGTCCAGGGCCTCCTGAACGGCACCTGGCTGGGCCATCCGCTGCATCCGATGCTGACAGACGTCCCCATCGGCGCCTGGACGATCGTGCTCGTGCTGGACCTCATCGCCCTCGCGGTTCCCGGCGCCGGGCTCGGCTTGGCCGCCGCGATCGCGCTGTGGCTCGGGGTGGTCGCCGCCTTCGGTTCGATCGCCAGCGGCGCGACCGACTGGAAAGATACGTACGGCTACGAGCAGCGCGTCGGGTTCGTGCACGGGTTGGTCATGCTGGTCGCGACGCTGCTCTACCTCGTCAGCGGCCTCCTCCGGGTGACCGGCTCCCTCGAGAGCCCCGGCGCCCGACTCGTCGCGGTGGTCGGCTGGATCACGCTCGTCGCCGGCGGCTACCTGGGAGGCGAGATGGCCTTCGCCTTCGGGTCGATGGTCGATCACAACGCGTTTCGCGAAGGGCCCGAGGAGTACTCGGCGGTCGGTCCGCTGTCGGGGCTCGTCGAGGGGCTGAACCTGGTCCACGTCGGTGGCGATGCGGTCCTCATCGTCAGTACCGAAGGCCGACTCTGCGCGCTGGGGGACGTCTGCTCGCACGCGGGAGGACCGCTGCACGAGGGGACCCTGACGGGGGGGTACGTCGAGTGCCCCTGGCACGGCTCACGCTTCCGGCCGGCCGAAGGGTCGGTCCTGCGTGGCCCGGCCACCTTCCCGCAGCCGCGCTACGACGTGCGGGTCACCGACGGGCAGGTCGAAGTGCGCCGGCGAGCCGTGTAG
- a CDS encoding dihydrofolate reductase family protein, translating to MSDRQPPAALEALWEARPDVTVPDRARGRPMPADLRDRYGGELTIPLHPDRPTIVANFVQSLDGVVALDRSAGAGGGEISGFFEPDRFVMALLRTLADVVLVGAGTVRAAPDHRWSADHVHPATAAETATWRRTLGLEPQPTTVVVTAAGNLDPRHPGLSTTTVPVVIATTPAGATRLAASGLRPAVRVEVIGEAGHVAAGPLLDLLVRLGARLVLCEGGPHLFAGLLAAGLGDELFLTLAPQLLGRSGTVERLALVEGHAFAATAAPWATLHSARRAGNHLFLRYRPAPATL from the coding sequence GTGAGCGACCGCCAGCCGCCAGCGGCCCTCGAGGCTCTCTGGGAGGCGCGCCCGGACGTCACCGTCCCGGACCGCGCCCGAGGCCGACCGATGCCAGCCGACCTTCGCGACCGCTATGGCGGCGAGCTGACGATCCCGCTCCACCCCGATCGGCCGACGATCGTGGCGAACTTCGTGCAGAGCCTCGACGGCGTCGTCGCCCTGGACCGCTCGGCCGGCGCCGGCGGCGGCGAGATCAGCGGCTTCTTCGAGCCCGACCGATTCGTCATGGCCCTGCTGCGCACGCTCGCCGACGTCGTCCTCGTCGGCGCCGGCACCGTGCGCGCCGCGCCCGACCACCGCTGGAGTGCCGATCACGTCCATCCGGCCACGGCGGCCGAAACGGCCACGTGGCGACGGACGCTCGGCCTCGAGCCGCAGCCGACGACAGTCGTGGTCACCGCCGCCGGGAACCTCGACCCCCGCCACCCCGGCTTGAGTACGACCACGGTGCCGGTCGTGATCGCGACGACGCCGGCCGGTGCCACGCGTCTGGCGGCCTCCGGGCTGCGCCCCGCAGTGCGGGTCGAGGTCATCGGCGAGGCAGGGCATGTGGCGGCAGGGCCACTGCTCGACCTGCTGGTCCGCCTCGGCGCTCGGCTGGTGCTCTGCGAAGGCGGTCCGCATCTGTTCGCCGGACTGCTGGCGGCGGGCCTCGGCGACGAGCTGTTCCTGACCCTGGCGCCGCAGTTGCTCGGCCGGAGCGGGACGGTCGAGCGGCTGGCGCTCGTCGAGGGTCACGCCTTCGCGGCGACGGCCGCCCCGTGGGCCACGCTCCATTCGGCCCGACGTGCGGGCAACCACCTGTTCCTGCGCTATCGTCCCGCGCCGGCGACGCTCTAG
- a CDS encoding GTP cyclohydrolase I has translation MTHHPVTARDEDAPIADLIHPRAISDADRIRFEGYLAEIFTALGLDLSSQATADTPRRHLRALYEATIGYEGDPKLLTAFPTVCHGGANCELAQVVEGPIPYFSLCEHHALPFFGEAWVGYVAHEGIIGISKLTRLVRVVTRRFGVQEQMTHQIADELTRMMEPHGVAVYVEGHHLCTQMRGVRELHPKTRTTAFRGTYTEHAALRSEFFDVAGLRRPA, from the coding sequence ATGACCCATCATCCTGTCACGGCCCGCGATGAGGACGCGCCGATCGCCGACCTGATCCATCCGCGAGCCATCAGCGACGCGGACCGGATCCGGTTCGAGGGCTACCTCGCCGAGATCTTCACCGCGCTCGGCTTGGACCTGAGCAGCCAGGCGACCGCGGACACCCCGCGTCGTCACCTCCGAGCGCTGTACGAGGCCACGATCGGCTACGAAGGCGACCCGAAGCTGCTCACCGCGTTTCCGACGGTCTGTCACGGCGGGGCGAACTGCGAGCTCGCGCAGGTGGTCGAAGGCCCGATTCCGTACTTCTCGCTGTGCGAGCACCATGCGCTGCCGTTCTTCGGCGAGGCCTGGGTCGGCTACGTGGCGCACGAGGGCATCATCGGCATCAGCAAGCTCACCCGCCTCGTTCGGGTCGTGACCCGACGGTTCGGCGTCCAGGAACAGATGACCCACCAGATCGCGGACGAGCTCACCCGGATGATGGAGCCCCACGGCGTGGCGGTGTACGTGGAAGGCCATCACCTGTGCACCCAGATGCGCGGCGTGCGCGAGCTTCACCCGAAGACTCGAACGACCGCCTTCCGGGGCACCTACACCGAGCATGCGGCGCTGCGCAGCGAGTTCTTCGACGTCGCCGGGCTGCGCCGCCCGGCATGA
- a CDS encoding group 1 truncated hemoglobin, with amino-acid sequence MSESSLYERLGGAFAIAAVVDHFSDAVVENPIVGQGSKNPALREWHTNNLGRLPGLKFMRTLWVCSVAGGPFQFTATRPGSTLLGLEEAHRELRISPEEFDEVAAELGRTLDFVKVPQREKEEVLAAFSAHKGEVNEGYVAAANGGR; translated from the coding sequence ATGTCTGAGTCAAGTTTGTACGAAAGGCTCGGTGGCGCATTTGCCATCGCGGCAGTCGTTGACCACTTCAGCGATGCGGTCGTCGAGAACCCGATCGTTGGTCAAGGATCGAAAAATCCGGCCCTCCGGGAATGGCATACGAACAATCTGGGCAGACTGCCGGGCCTGAAGTTCATGCGCACGCTGTGGGTCTGCAGCGTTGCGGGTGGACCCTTCCAATTTACAGCCACGAGACCAGGGAGCACTCTCCTTGGCCTGGAAGAAGCCCATCGAGAGCTCCGGATCTCTCCCGAGGAGTTCGATGAAGTCGCGGCTGAGCTTGGGCGCACTCTCGACTTCGTCAAGGTGCCTCAGCGGGAGAAAGAGGAGGTCCTGGCTGCGTTCTCGGCGCACAAGGGCGAGGTGAACGAAGGATACGTGGCCGCGGCCAATGGAGGCCGTTGA
- a CDS encoding transcriptional regulator: MPTTRADIQAVALLDEPVRRALYECVADASRAVSRDEAAAAVDVSRALAAFHLDRLVGAGLLVAEYRRLSGRTGPGAGRPAKLYRTGPREVAVSLPERHYEIAALLFAKTIEQLAEQLPPDALRSAAREVGEWVGSEARKRAGRRPSQKRLREALIDSLAERGYQPGETSGEIRLGNCPFHALVDDHRQLVCGMNLALAAGLIVGLGDRNGEARLDPQPGQCCVAIGRAGRERSIVYTTSRRRPVSTS, translated from the coding sequence ATGCCAACCACTCGGGCCGACATCCAGGCAGTGGCGCTGCTCGATGAGCCGGTCCGCCGCGCGCTATACGAGTGCGTCGCCGACGCCAGCCGTGCGGTCAGCCGTGACGAGGCCGCGGCTGCGGTCGATGTCTCGCGCGCGCTCGCCGCATTCCACCTTGATCGGCTCGTCGGCGCGGGCCTGCTCGTTGCGGAATATCGCCGCCTGTCCGGCCGTACCGGCCCCGGCGCCGGACGGCCGGCCAAGCTCTATCGGACCGGACCTCGTGAAGTCGCTGTCTCGCTGCCCGAGCGCCACTACGAGATCGCCGCGCTGCTGTTCGCGAAGACGATCGAGCAACTGGCCGAGCAACTACCGCCCGACGCCCTGCGCTCGGCGGCTCGCGAAGTGGGCGAGTGGGTCGGCTCAGAGGCGCGTAAACGCGCGGGAAGGCGACCCAGCCAGAAACGACTGCGCGAGGCATTGATCGACTCGCTCGCTGAGCGCGGCTATCAACCAGGCGAGACGTCGGGCGAGATCCGTCTTGGCAACTGCCCGTTTCACGCGCTCGTTGACGACCATCGCCAGCTCGTCTGCGGCATGAATCTGGCGCTGGCTGCCGGGCTGATTGTCGGGCTTGGAGATCGCAACGGTGAGGCCCGCCTGGATCCCCAGCCCGGCCAGTGCTGTGTCGCCATCGGGCGAGCCGGGCGGGAGCGCTCGATCGTCTACACGACCTCACGCAGGCGGCCGGTCTCGACCTCGTAG
- a CDS encoding carbonic anhydrase: MAPVVRTPEYVRALNENERHAAQFDRSALPLPPGRKLAVLACMDARLTVEDVLGLRTGDAHIIRNAGGLATDDAIRSLVISQHLLGTEEIIVIEHTGCGMLTFEDETVRRDLAARTGTDVELPLLAFSDLEANLRAQIERIRAHPWVKDVPIHGLVYEVETGRLREVV; encoded by the coding sequence ATGGCTCCTGTCGTCCGCACCCCTGAATATGTCCGTGCCCTCAACGAGAACGAGCGGCACGCTGCCCAGTTCGACCGTTCAGCGTTACCGCTGCCGCCCGGCCGGAAGCTTGCTGTCCTTGCCTGCATGGATGCGCGCCTGACCGTCGAGGACGTCCTCGGACTCCGGACTGGCGACGCCCACATCATCCGCAATGCAGGTGGCCTGGCGACCGATGACGCGATCCGATCGCTCGTCATCAGCCAGCACCTGCTGGGGACCGAGGAGATCATCGTCATCGAGCACACCGGCTGCGGCATGCTCACGTTCGAGGACGAAACCGTGCGCCGAGACCTCGCGGCCCGGACCGGGACGGACGTCGAGCTGCCCCTCCTCGCGTTCTCTGATCTCGAGGCGAACCTCCGCGCGCAGATCGAGCGGATCCGCGCCCACCCGTGGGTCAAGGACGTTCCCATCCATGGCCTTGTCTACGAGGTCGAGACCGGCCGCCTGCGTGAGGTCGTGTAG